The nucleotide sequence TGCGGTTTATAAACTGCCTCGAAATACTCGTGTGTTCAACAAGACACACATTAAAACATCCGCATAATATTCAGCAGCTCCGCGattatatattaacaaatattaacgACATAACGTTACACTTGTCACTTACGTATGTAAAACAAAATAGCATACCTGCTCAGCGTCGTCCGCCATCTTTCAAAGTTACCCAGAATGCTTTCCGTTTGTCTCCCACAAATCGTTGGGCGGGAAACGTGACTGTTTCCTGTTAgtcgaaacaaaaaaaaagagttcctCCAGAGGGCGCGTGACGGCTCAGAAACCTGAGTCCTGAACTGAGAGGCATCTTTGAACGCTTTtagtaatttgtaaataataacttttaaatatattagttCCAACTACTGGAAAACGACTAGGCCAAGGCTATATTTAAGATCAGCTTTAACATACTCCTTACGttagttttttaaacatttgaggCTTATAATAGGCTACCAATTTTGTGAATCATATGAGGGAAAAGTTTAGTGGACATTACTTACACTTGCGTATATCAAAATAATTAGGCTAATATAGACAGGGATGGATCATGACACAGCGGTGCCCTGGGCCCCCCTAGGTTGAAATTTtgttcctttttattcaaaactttCCCTATTggctaaatatataataataataataaaaaataatgattcataaatataagtaaatacattGTACACCTTTATAAATCATGTTAGTTTATCTTTAAAGCACTATGGGAAAAGTAGCCTAATATTAGTCTAATCTATTAACTAGGTGAAGTTAGATAAATGAGTCATCAGGTAAAATGGGACAAAAAAGTAGTAGCCTCATATCTCTTTAAACTGTTACAGCCAATCGTAATAACTGATCTTGCATTGTAGGTTCAACACTTGTTgacatgtaaaaatattttttaaataatgatttgttttagAGTCTGAGTGTTACATGAAGATTGTCAGAGAAATTGTAAGGTAAGTGAGCCTGACATAGTAAATTTCATTCAGAAACTATAAGTAATCTTACCAACAAAGCAAAGGTTTATGAACAAGGTTTTGACATgctctttcaaataaaaaacGAGTTTAAAACCAATACacaattggtgctctgcatttaacacacccagagcagtgggcagctatatagcagtaaaatatggagtgcaacAAGGATCCGTCcaaggtccccttctattttcaatatacatgttgccccttggtaatattattagaaaatacggaattagcttccactgttatgctgatgatactcagctatatatatcaacgagaccagatgaaacttcccaattatctaagctaacagagaaaaaaatgttatttctCTTATttaattcggataagacagagatattaattattgtaccaaaaaacagtacacagaatcttgtagattacaaattgcaactagacggatgtactgttacttcctctacagtcaaaaatctgggtgttatagacagcaacttgtcttttgaaaatcatatttcccatgttacaaaaactgcattcttccatcttagaaacattgccaagctacgaaacatgttatctgtttctgatgcagaaaagctagttcatgcattcatgacctctagactggactattttaatgcgcttctaggtggttgtcctgcttcttcaataaacaagctacaggtagtccaaaatgcagcagctagagtccttacaaggtcaagaaaatatgatcatattaccccaattttacagtccctgcactggctacctattaagttccgtatcagttacaaattatcattacttacctataaggccctaaatggtttagctccagtgtacctaactagccttctaccacgttacaacccatcacgcaccctaaggtcacaaaacgctggacttttggtcgttcctaggatagcaaagtccactaaaggaggtagagctttctcacatttggctcccaaactctggaatagccttcctgataatgttcagggttctgtctgtttaaatctagattaaaaacgcatctctttcgccaagcatttgaataatgtatatcTGAAATTGTGAaagcagttgtatctgatcaaatgtgcattcctatattctttagcttgggttaaactaattaattttactttgttggaacagcagctttgctaatgatgtctctatttgtttctatgttttgccattaggatttacacaagctccagtctggatccagaacacctgagaagagatgatgctgaccctcagaggaccccagatgatgctatccctgaatcaacaaacagaactaacaattattgctacaagtgtgactgcatcatataataattgctgttaataatgttcatcgtctggctgactacgtcttgtattaatttttctgaaaaatcctgtcataggcgcacaaactgacagtcaccacttataagataCTACTAAAtgttgtagaaacataattttctgtaaagttgctttgtaatgatttgtattgtaaaaagcgctatacaaataaacttgaattgaattgaatatccAGCGCCCGAGGAGCAaccgggggttcagtgccttgctcaagcgcacttcagtcatgggtattgagggggATATTTTACTCTCATTGAAGCTGTTTATACAGTCAAATAAATATCTTACATACAgacatctgcactttgtttaaGATGAGAGAATAAATTCTCCAGAGAGCAACATTCAGTCAGCGAGCATGCGCACTGAAAAAAACACAGGCTTTTCAGCGATGACATCTGAACGTCtctggccattgcattcataagctcaacagaatcgtgtgtgattggttatgaTTCAGCTGGGCCCCCCTCTGGTCTAGTGCCAGGGAGGACTGTGTGTTAATCCGTCACTGGACTATAGAGTAATTTACTTTTCAGACAAAAAAACTGCAAGTTTTTCTGCAAGCTTGTTGTGACATCACATAGGTCTAAATGTAAACTGGACTAACTAGGCCTATACATAAAGCGTCTTGCTCTCAAGACCCAAATTAATTTGAACAATTTAACATGAACTCTTCCTTTTTGAGATTAAGAAAACATTGCGTAGAAAATgatttattgcaaataaatgcaaataaaaaaaacattattggctCACTCCCCCTCTATTTCTAGAGGTGAGACTTTGTGGTTCATTTCTTGTACGTGCAAGACCAGTGGAACATTTTACCCGAGCATCTGTAAAAACTTTACATAGCCTGTAGGTCTCCTGGGGTAAACATGTCTAAAGAAGTGTTAGCCACAGGTGAGCAAAGCTGTGCAGATGTAGCATAACTAGAAACCAAgttgtgatgtaaaaaaaaaaaaaagaaaaaaaaaacttttggagcgctcattttaatgtaattactTTTCTCCACTAAAAATCAGTCATTTAAATTCCATAATTTACCCAAAGCATTCCCTTTAATTTTCTGTGGAAATGTggatgcattttatggaggattattctttttttaaattaaaatagtgGCAAAGAAATGGTTTAGCGAAAATGAAAACTGGTGTGAATTGTTTTATTAGTTTCAGTTCCTCTTTTCACATTGAATGAATGTGTTCATGTTGCAGTATAGAAAATGATGTTATGTCCCACACATGGTCAAGGAAGTATCGAAATAGTGTTTTTAAAATAGCAACCTGAGACGTGCAGACAATATGCTAAGACCACATACACATACCACATACACATAAGATCAGTATCACAGTGAAAAATTTGTTTTAACACTACATTGCTTTTATTATTGCAAGTTCTTAATATGTGTGTCTTTTTTCTGCTCAGAGTTCTTGGTTGATGTGACGGACTGCTTTGTTGGCTGTTATTAACCCTTCTTTCTTGCAAGGTGATCTCTTTTTGATCTAACAAATAGGACTATACACACTAAAGACCAgtcttaaatgttaaaaaacatccgaaagctgaataaatcaggttttcattgatgtatggtttattaggacaggacaatatttggctgagaatgagatacaactatttgaaaatctggaatctgagggtgcaaataaaataaaataaaaataaaaatactgagaaaattacctttagctgtccaaatgaagtttttaggGATGCATAATACTTATCAAAAAAATTAGTATATTTGCTTTAGGaaatgttcaaaatatcttcatggaacataatcgttactttgatttttggcataaaagaaaaatagataattatgacgcatacaatgtttttttggctattgctacaaatataccccagcgacttaataTCTTAGCATATCTGCTCTATTCATTATAGTGAAAGGTATACTGTCAAACTCCGTGAAGCGCACACAATAtactgtgtattattattattattattgctggtcttctgaagtcatacattATGTGAAGaacaaatcaaatgtttttaaatgttctccAACTCTCAAACATCATTCGCAATTGCGCAAGagacaaacataaaacataacattcATTTGTTCAGTGTCGACATGAATGGGGTGACTACATGATAACATATTCGTTTCAGAAGCAAACATTACGCACACAGTTTACAGTTTGCATTGTAACGGCTTTAATGGAAAAATACAGCAGCACGCGTacatgtgtctgtgtctctgtttaACACACATATTATCCCAATCCTTACAACACTTCTAatgaaataaacacattattgcaGTACATCAGCAGAAGTCTAAGGAGAGATGAGAGATATGAATCTCGCATAGCTACAGTTAATCAATTTCTTTGCCGAGACAATGGccaattataaagtttttaaacaaTCATCGTACAGATgtctgacaaaagaattgctctCAAGACAGTTAGCTAGGTCAAAATTAGCATATCTAGCCTATACCATCTCACAAACATTTCTAGAGCAACAGTCGTCTGACTTCCTGCCTTACACCTACGGCTTCTGTCTGAAAACCCAACGGTTTTGACAAGCACAAATCAAAGTTAATCAACTTGACAGCAATACTACTGGCAAGGCAATTGATTTATAAGTCAAACATATTTCATTTGATTacaaattcattaaattaatctgTACAACCACTGAGGTAAAGAGCCAAAACCTTTGATAGAAGAGATATAGGTATAtacaaaacactttttaaatgcaAGGAGGAATCACACTAAATGGGGTTATGCTTGGGTGTTCTTGATTTTGGGAACTGTAGAAGATCATAGGTGCTGTTGACTTCGCTGGAATGAAACCTTTGACACGCCACTGGAAAGTTCACTGTAGCGTACTGTAAAAGCATTCAGTTATACCATTTAAATCTTAATACAAAACTGATAGCACTTTTCTTAAAGAGGACAAACAGTTTAATCCATACAATCAGAAAAACACTGAATGCCACTGTGGCTTCTTTGCAACAAACCTCTGAAGGGTGCAGATACTGTAGATAACTTTAAAGCTTTCATGTTATGTGGAACAACTAGGGTTATTCAGCTCTACCTTTTCAAAAGCATGTCCATGCATGAATGCAAGCCCAGAATAATAGAATAtgcaatacataaaaaatgtaaacccaGAAAGTTCTCCAATTTGTCATCTTATTGATGGTAATTCCCACATGGAATACTTTCTAATTTGTCAACTGTCTATTTCCTAACATCCCATTTCATTAGCAAGGTATAGCATCTGTTGCATCATATCGCAGACTTTATTAAAACGCAGTTAGCACCATTCTACATTTTAGTTGTCGACTATAATCACTTCAGAGGAATTTCAGTATTTATattgctgtttgttttgttgctacatattttattcaatgagaaataaaaccaaacaagttGCATTTTCTTGACTGAAGATTAAAGATAACCAGTAGAATACACTTGTCTACTAACGGTACACTATCTCTTAACTAAAGGAtacatatgaatgaatgaatgactacGGTTATATTAATCAGGGTTTTACTTGTTTTACCTGCACTTGGCTTGCAGCTTGCCGTTGTCCATGATCCATAACTTGAGGCTGTTGTAGGTTTGTATCTTGAGATTGTATCAAGTTGTCTCTGGTTCTCTTGCTTCCACAAACAAATACCTTTAATAGTCCTTGGAACGACAATGTGAATATAGATTAAAAactgatgtttttacatttttacagatgAAGTCATGATTCAATCAAATAACTGACCTGTGATCAGAATGATCAGAAGAGCATTGAACAGAGCAGAGATGATGAGGATGATAATCTGCCAGTGAGTCTGCTTCTGCTCAATGTCCTTCACCGCTGTATGATTCTGGATATCTGCTGTTGGTTCTGATATATAATACATCCAGAGGtgtgcattttgtttttgttagtgTCTTAAAAGCATGTATTGAACGGTCactcaccaatgatcttcagtCTCATGACACTGCTGTATTCTTGAGGAGGATGAAATTTCATACAGTAATAAACTCCTAAATCATCAATAGTGATGTTATTTATGAACAGATTGTGCTTATTTTGTACTGaatatttctgttgaaatgtgttatttaagtAAAAAGGAGCTGTATTTGAGAAAGTGCGTAATATCAGAACTGGAGAATCTAGTTTTATTAATGACCAGATAACCTCATTTGCATTAAGATCACAGTTTATAGTCACATTTTGACCCAAATCTGTTAAAAGATCTGTTAAAGTCTCTGCAGCTCGACACCATAAGAGCAGATCTGtggaataaaacacacacacacatacattgttattaaaacatatttagtcATTGCTTTAGTTTacacagcagcaaaaaaaaaaaacataaataataataaataaataaataaataagtacataaaCTCACAGAGCTGAAGGTGACTGAACTTCATAATGTAAGTTTCTTTCATGCTGCGTTTGCAATGAAACTTCAACTGAGAGCTTTCAAGCGGGGAATTTTAACCACATTAGGAGGAAGTTGAAGGCAGGTTTGCACTGGCCACATTCTGTAGTTTTTATACCATTAGCATAAACCTGACcaacgctcacacacacacatttatatatatttgcaagaaatttagctttttaatgttctataaactattatttaatgGTTTGTTAGTTTTACGAGTTCTCAGTAGTTTTACTTCAGGACCCAGATATCACATTGAACATCAATTCATACACAGACACATGTGGCTTAAGAAAAACgttgacatttattataatttaccaTGTATATACTCACAAATATGCAACATTCTTAACATGACAAAGCTAGAATAAGaaaatgcagtttttagttttacattttcttaCAAGGTTTTCTGAGTGTCTGTTGAATGTTGGTGGTTTATGCTCTCTGCATTCGATACACCACAAGCTCAATGTGGTCCGTGCAAACTTTGTTTATCCTGATTGCaagtgaatagtttttttttgtttagttttttacttttaacttgCCTAGTATTTTTCATATGTTTAATGAAATCAAATGTTTACATCTAGGGTCTTCAAAAGGGGCtctgtcatttattattttactagattgtgtgaagaagaaaaaaaacagactttgaacaaaacaataacatttagtTATGTTCAACAAAAGCTAATGTTCAGTTGAATGTCATAATCTGTCAATATAAATCCGTACGTGACACTATATACATCAATAATGAGGATTTGCTGTATAAACGCTATGAAAAGCTACGCTAtattaatgtgattttaaatgtgtACTGCAACTAGTACTGCAGGCTCTAAGTTACAAAGAATTAATTAATACCATTTATATATAGAAttgtatggttttatttattCTGTTCACTCTtgggaaacaaaatattattaacttACATTTTGCTAAAAGCCATTAAGGATGTATTTAAGTAACCCACGGGGCTCCTCATTTTGGGGGTCACACTTCACAACTTTAAAAGTGAACACCTCAAGTCTAACTTATCATATATGTGAtctcaatagtttttttttttttttttttttacattccttaTATATATTCCAATTAAAGGAGACAGAATGGTGTTATGTGGTGGAaataaacacatcaaatcatatgcaATACCATGATGTAGCCACTAGATGATGTATAGCCTTTATAAACTACTAGAAAAACAATCTTATTGGATCATTATTGCAGTGATTTACATGTTTCTGGCGTGTTGTATGTTTGGCAACAATCCTTTTAACCTTAACTATTACGTTGCACACTGTAATTTCAGTGAACCGCATTAAGCTTTGATAACATTGtgcattcattaaaaaagaaaaaagatgtgcATTCACTATGGCATTATTTTGACACGGTCATGCAGCAGGTAGTTTACAAATATAAACAAGCAACAGGCATATAAATGTGCATTCCCTTTTCCCTTCTTGAAAGGTATTCAATCAAAGTTTCAAAAGATCCAGTCTTCTATGTATTCCCTAAACAGCCAAAAACAGTTATCAAATTGAGGATGCTGGaggatattaaataaatgaatacataaaacagATGAGGAGTGTCGCCAGCTGTTTCTTGAAGGTTGTGGTGATCTTAGCTGATCAGGTTAAGGTTGGAATCTCATTCCATCTCAGAGAAACACACAATAAGCTCATGTAGATACTGTAATAAGAAGATAAACTGCTTCTCTGGTCAATATACTTGAATACAGAGCAGAATGAAAACAGAAAGCAAAGCCACAATCTTCTCTGTTCTTGATTGTGTTCCTTGGTCTTTTTCACCTAGTAGACGAAATAGACAATTTCATTAAGTTgagcaaagcaaataaaaaaatatttaaataatagtttaaatgaaTCATCCTTATTTTTTCTCCACTAACCTTTGACTAGTAGCTCCATGCTGTAAATGAGTAATTCATTTGTGATGTGGCATTTGTAGTTTCCTGAATCATTGTACTGAAGGTTGTTGAGTTTGAGGGAGAAGTTTCCAGTCTTAAATGCTTGAGGAAAGCTTTCAGTTCGGTTCTTATAAACTGAATCCTGCTCTTGCAGAGAAACCTTACCCTTAATAATGTCAAAGACTTTCAGACTATCATTGTGTCTCCAGTGCACTGTAATGTCTTCAGCCGTGTTCTGCTCAGAAGAACAAGGTAAAACCACAGAATCTCCAACAAAACCCACAAATAAGACCTGCAGAGGCACTgaaaacagagagaataaaatatactgtttttCCCACAAGAAACTTGATATATGTAGCATTCATGAATGATCGTTGACTGGATAGCATCTAAACACTAGTTTACTCTCAATCAGAGAACACTGCAAATGCATTGATTTTAATAAAGATGTgcatcacaaaaacaaacaggaaTAATAAAGGTAACTGTTGAAGTAACAATCCATAATGTGACCAAACAAATTCAGTTTCTGAAAACTAATTTTCTGTTCCCACTTGATTTCAGACTAATCAGGCTCTTCTCATTACTCATACCCAAATTAGTGGCAGTTTTCTACAGTGTGTAGTGTTATCCAAATTACCTGAAAATATCtgataatttaaacattttttaacaagacatttatttatttatttttacaaacctTTGATACGCAGCTCCACAGTTTCAATTTTTGATTCTTCTATGATGTAGCACTGGTATTCTCCTGCATCAGTGTGTTGAAGATCATTGAGTTTGATGGAGAAGTTTCCTCTCAGATACTCCTCAGTGAAGCTTTTAGTTCTGCTCTTGAACTTTGGGTCTTGTCCTTCCAGAGAGACTTGACCCTTAATAATGGCATATACAATCAACCTGTCACCATATCTCCAATTCACTGTTAGTTGAGATTTTTTAGAAGAACAAGGTAAAACAACAGAACCTCCAACGACACCCTCAACAGTGACCAGCAGAGACACTGAAAACAGAgacattgtaataaaataaatagttttcatgcaaaaaaacaacaacctaataaatgtttaaattagataaataatttttttccttttctcttatcattatttattttgcaggacACTGACCCTGTTAATATTCTTGCTCACCTTcatttatcatcattaacaaatgAAGTAAAACAACGCAGCACctgtaaaaacaaaattaattgaaatgtttacattctgcaatataaaaattcaaaaatattcaCATCTGTGTTTTTAAACCATTGAGGTGCATGATTCCTTTTTATGTTATCAATAAAATTCCTAACTTTGATACAATATcttgaaaaaattatattcaatataACTTTCTATTCCATGGAAAATACATTAAAGGCATAATATAAGGCATggttatttgaaattataaaaacagGGTGTGGTTATCTAGGGATGCACCAATCTGATATTCATATCGGGTATCGGCTCTGATAGCCTACTGCCATTTTTATCAGATCGGGTACTGGTCAGAGAGGGCCGATTCAAATACAAGATTGTTTTTTCAGTGCTCGTTGATGTATTTCAAAacgcaattgcaatgttttcaaatgacactatagtatagaaaaacccatattggTCGATCTCtagacatcactaaaacagtttttttgactaacctccgcccacaggaatacacaaaaaagggggcgtggtcttgttgcgctcagaTGGAGGAGGAAAAAcagcgtttgtgtttgtcgccattttgtcgaaacgctgttattttcatctcagagtccaatcacctttgttttgggcttcccagggacgctgtacttagagatcaatgcttacaatttatgtttaactcagttcctgaaaattataatccactgGTAAAACTATGtgaagcacattttgctgagTACAGctagcttcctcaatctcaatcagtttaacgccgtattcgcacaaagattattcttgaaagatggagcagttccctctttgtctggagaaggcgttgtttatggaccacaaccggttagtgttttttattatttaagttggtgcgtttaacagtttctgtaacttattacacaaagggcaacactgtttagctttgttaactagatccGTGAATGTTTGGAAGTGAGGTAAACGTCAACAGATTTTctctgctcagggagtagggagcaatgaacactgtcaatggaaacacagttcatgcacggagctcacttctaacaagctgattatctgaataaGGTGTTACAAAGAGACGTGCagaatatgcagagctggggggcgcgaggactggaattaaTAACCGCTGGCTTAATGTGAGCTACATATGAATATTCAAGTCCTTACATTAAAGTTCACACAAACCCTGGTCTCTGCTGTGTCTATCAGTGATTCATTTAGCCTTTAAACCCTGGCCGCGTTCGGATATGAGAGTCAGCTCAGTAAAGCTCTCCAAGATCGTTCTGTGTTCCCATTATTATACTTGATTTGTAAATACATGGCTATGAATTAGCAAAAAGGGTTTTATCTACTTGCCAgagttaaatgttgttttt is from Carassius gibelio isolate Cgi1373 ecotype wild population from Czech Republic chromosome B22, carGib1.2-hapl.c, whole genome shotgun sequence and encodes:
- the LOC127987997 gene encoding uncharacterized protein LOC127987997 isoform X5, coding for MKYFNILKNMQLQLYLLIWCRAAETLTDHLTDLGQNVTINCDLNANEVIWSLIKLDSPVLILRTFSNTAPFYLNNTFQQKYSVQNKHNLFINNITIDDLGVYYCMKFHPPQEYSSVMRLKIIEPTADIQNHTAVKDIEQKQTHWQIIILIISALFNALLIILITGLLKVFVCGSKRTRDNLIQSQDTNLQQPQVMDHGQRQAASQVQYATVNFPVACQRFHSSEVNSTYDLLQFPKSRTPKHNPI
- the LOC127987997 gene encoding uncharacterized protein LOC127987997 isoform X3 yields the protein MKYFNILKNMQLQLYLLIWCRAAETLTDHLTDLGQNVTINCDLNANEVIWSLIKVDSPVLILRTFSSTPPFYFKKTFKQKYLGQSHHNLFINNITIDDLGVYYCMKFDPPQEYSSVTRLKINEPTADIQNHTAVKDIEQKQTHWQIIILIISALFNALLIILITGLLKVFVCGSKRTRDNLIQSQDTNLQQPQVMDHGQRQAASQVQYATVNFPVACQRFHSSEVNSTYDLLQFPKSRTPKHNPI
- the LOC127987997 gene encoding V-set domain-containing T-cell activation inhibitor 1 isoform X2, giving the protein MMINEVSLLVTVEGVVGGSVVLPCSSKKSQLTVNWRYGDRLIVYAIIKGQVSLEGQDPKFKSRTKSFTEEYLRGNFSIKLNDLQHTDAGEYQCYIIEESKIETVELRIKVPLQVLFVGFVGDSVVLPCSSEQNTAEDITVHWRHNDSLKVFDIIKGKVSLQEQDSVYKNRTESFPQAFKTGNFSLKLNNLQYNDSGNYKCHITNELLIYSMELLVKGEKDQGTQSRTEKIVALLSVFILLCIQVY
- the LOC127987997 gene encoding V-set domain-containing T-cell activation inhibitor 1 isoform X1, whose protein sequence is MIIRCCVVLLHLLMMINEVSLLVTVEGVVGGSVVLPCSSKKSQLTVNWRYGDRLIVYAIIKGQVSLEGQDPKFKSRTKSFTEEYLRGNFSIKLNDLQHTDAGEYQCYIIEESKIETVELRIKVPLQVLFVGFVGDSVVLPCSSEQNTAEDITVHWRHNDSLKVFDIIKGKVSLQEQDSVYKNRTESFPQAFKTGNFSLKLNNLQYNDSGNYKCHITNELLIYSMELLVKGEKDQGTQSRTEKIVALLSVFILLCIQVY